In Cloacibacillus sp., one DNA window encodes the following:
- a CDS encoding gamma-glutamyl-gamma-aminobutyrate hydrolase family protein (Members of this family of hydrolases with an active site Cys residue belong to MEROPS family C26.) yields MRPLIGIPTSPFRHAYAEVELAGMDKEALNYFWLLSMLTEKIISCVRAAGGVPLPLTATREPHEIKALVSKLDGFVFAGGSDIAPAFYGEEDKGTIAPDLDRDHFEVGLCREALEKNRPLLGICRGCQLLNVVLGGSLIQNLPDVNKSWTLHRRSDVMKGYVHEVKISAPWLFPNHRGDMMMVNSMHHQAVGRLAKEAEAAARTEDGIIEAIWAPAYKYAIGVQWHPECLAEEDRVQADIFKSLVTKAGE; encoded by the coding sequence ATGAGACCGCTTATCGGGATACCGACGTCGCCATTCAGACATGCTTACGCGGAGGTTGAACTCGCCGGGATGGACAAAGAGGCGCTCAATTATTTCTGGCTCCTCTCCATGCTTACAGAAAAGATAATCTCCTGCGTGCGCGCCGCGGGCGGCGTACCGCTGCCGCTCACCGCGACGCGCGAACCACACGAGATAAAGGCCCTCGTCTCGAAGCTCGACGGCTTCGTCTTCGCGGGCGGCAGCGACATCGCCCCCGCCTTTTACGGCGAAGAGGACAAAGGGACGATCGCGCCCGACCTCGACCGCGATCACTTTGAAGTCGGCCTCTGCCGCGAGGCACTCGAAAAGAACAGGCCGCTGCTGGGAATCTGCCGCGGCTGCCAGCTTCTGAACGTCGTCCTCGGCGGTTCGCTCATACAAAATCTGCCTGACGTCAACAAGAGCTGGACCCTCCACCGCCGCTCCGATGTCATGAAAGGCTATGTGCACGAGGTGAAAATATCGGCCCCCTGGCTCTTTCCCAACCACCGCGGCGATATGATGATGGTAAATTCCATGCACCATCAGGCCGTCGGCCGCCTGGCGAAAGAGGCGGAGGCCGCGGCGCGTACGGAGGACGGCATCATCGAGGCGATCTGGGCCCCCGCCTATAAATACGCCATCGGCGTGCAGTGGCATCCCGAATGCCTCGCGGAAGAGGACCGCGTGCAGGCCGACATCTTCAAATCGCTCGTCACGAAAGCGGGAGAATAA
- a CDS encoding extracellular solute-binding protein, which produces MRENIVHNYDENNIPSIEISFFGNKYEPKNVEVLEEIITGFMQERPDVSLSYESLKGAAYYEALRKRAEAGKINDIYMVDHDTSLVFTREGLLADLSSLSAVNDFSDDMLSQMRDADGKIYWVPTSVSAFGLYCNIDLLEAHHQRVPRNLREFEAVCSYFVGQGITPIIANNDISIKTLVIAKGFYPLYRGGKQREAFARLNRGEEKLCAYLRPGLALACRFCERGYIDASKALKTKKTSQDLLEYAKGEAPFMLTGAWAAERFKSMEPGFSFTIVPYPVLDEGAVLVINPDTRLGVNARGKNREAAMAFVAYFLQPDNLQKFDDNQSSFCPLKKGHPSSVREIAPLVESYHTGTAVIGSDSLLDFPIWETMTEASKRLLTGDDLEQIMTWMDAAVLKECAK; this is translated from the coding sequence ATGAGGGAAAACATAGTCCATAACTACGATGAAAACAATATTCCCTCCATCGAGATCTCATTCTTCGGAAATAAATATGAACCAAAGAATGTTGAGGTGTTGGAGGAGATAATTACCGGTTTTATGCAGGAACGCCCCGACGTGAGCCTCTCGTATGAAAGCCTCAAAGGCGCCGCCTACTACGAAGCGTTGAGAAAAAGGGCGGAAGCCGGCAAAATCAATGACATCTATATGGTCGATCACGATACCTCCCTGGTTTTTACGCGGGAGGGGCTGTTGGCGGATCTCTCCTCCCTGAGCGCCGTCAATGATTTTTCCGACGATATGCTGAGCCAGATGCGCGATGCGGACGGGAAAATTTACTGGGTGCCGACCTCGGTCTCCGCTTTCGGCCTCTATTGCAACATAGATCTGCTGGAGGCTCATCACCAGCGCGTACCGCGCAATCTGCGGGAGTTTGAAGCGGTCTGCTCGTATTTTGTTGGGCAAGGTATCACTCCCATTATCGCCAATAACGATATATCGATTAAGACATTGGTGATCGCCAAAGGTTTTTATCCGCTCTACCGCGGCGGGAAACAGCGCGAGGCCTTTGCCCGCCTCAATCGCGGCGAAGAAAAGCTATGCGCTTACCTGCGTCCCGGGCTTGCTCTGGCGTGCAGATTCTGTGAGCGAGGTTATATCGACGCGTCTAAAGCGCTCAAGACGAAAAAGACCTCCCAGGATCTGCTGGAATACGCCAAGGGGGAGGCCCCTTTCATGCTGACGGGGGCCTGGGCCGCGGAAAGGTTTAAATCAATGGAGCCGGGGTTCTCTTTCACCATCGTGCCATACCCGGTCCTGGACGAGGGGGCTGTGCTTGTGATCAACCCCGACACGAGGCTCGGCGTAAACGCGCGCGGTAAAAACCGCGAGGCGGCGATGGCCTTCGTCGCGTATTTTCTGCAGCCTGACAACCTTCAAAAATTTGACGATAATCAATCATCTTTTTGTCCTCTAAAGAAGGGGCATCCCTCGTCTGTGCGGGAGATAGCGCCGTTGGTGGAGAGTTACCATACTGGTACCGCCGTGATCGGCTCCGACAGCCTGCTTGATTTCCCGATCTGGGAGACGATGACGGAGGCAAGTAAGCGCCTGCTGACAGGGGACGATCTGGAACAAATAATGACCTGGATGGATGCCGCCGTTCTGAAGGAGTGTGCGAAATGA
- a CDS encoding response regulator: MKRKNGVLVQWALVFAVILTVCMYFFIDEVHTQLWRHSIDTVMESTRQGANALRIQLNKDFDSITWIAESIRSIRFSTAEEFDTELEQRWGFGPGTMVYMADGKVFPPRAKPDECVLSVLSAKNSRLGIINPHISSVSGRNVFDLFVKVTLSDGSSCHIVKEYGVDETSEQFTLSFFHGSGFSYLVDKKGTVLIRSSHVNSNKTIRNLFDILKMDKNSPVFVSKFEKSLLDARTGWAIFRLGGERMVFCYTPLKAFSDWYLISIIPERVITAQSSQILFKAMSLLAAVLLAIFAVVAIYLRGARRSAQQIERQSQFISHIYNSIPEGIAIITAEAPYRFVQLNSVGLALLDRSGNGEDGPSEFGEAVHEEDRKATVTLLGEAATNGGRHTLLCRFYRTEGGCFWSSCIVERAVDMDGSSVLIATFNDVTEEKLAEEERERGKMIERRSLISAISIAYPVIISLNLSRDELSFIYSSPSLGLELPDDGGCSGLFEACSLALHPDYRGEFRERFEIGRLRERLGGKQGEVFIEALFMLDDGAYHWLSIQVIRVENPFSNECLAIMLARGVDRQKQDEERSRLALQTALAAAEEANRAKSQFLSSMSHDIRTPMNAIIGMTAIAEAHLDDRERVRDSLRKIELASSHLLSLINDVLDMSKIESGKLTLRDDPFNIAELFSNVAEIAALQADRYGLSFKVRLLPLKNEEVRGDPLRLRQALLNVVSNAVKYTPAGGRIDLELCQERSLRDGWGCYLFRCADTGVGMDDDTLSRLFLRFERGSDIGTSKITGTGLGMAITKNIVDMMGGTIEVHSAPGEGSEFNVRIYLRLPEKEGTELYSWWRGKRALIIEAEEFDSEAAAVLLKGTGCETESVHSTEEAVKRLASREEFSFVITGGREDEDVLSSAMRAGDVVPVIVVCSRSADEDRIILRNGRAAAFVTEPLYLSKLRRALEELNQETASSALDEGEMFCGRNLLLVEDNELNLEIARELLSMTGVKIEEARNGEEALRKVAAAAPYYYSLVLMDIQMPVMNGYEAAKRIRGMEARPDLARLPIIAMTANAFAEDVEDAFRAGMNGHISKPIDVQTLYDTLKKWL; encoded by the coding sequence ATGAAGCGGAAGAACGGTGTTTTAGTCCAGTGGGCGCTGGTTTTTGCGGTTATTCTGACCGTCTGTATGTACTTCTTTATTGATGAGGTTCACACCCAGCTGTGGCGGCATTCTATCGATACCGTGATGGAGAGTACCCGGCAGGGGGCCAATGCTTTAAGGATACAGCTTAATAAGGATTTTGACTCCATAACGTGGATCGCCGAGTCTATCAGATCGATACGCTTTTCCACCGCGGAGGAATTTGATACGGAGCTTGAACAGCGCTGGGGATTTGGCCCCGGCACCATGGTCTATATGGCGGACGGAAAGGTCTTTCCCCCGCGCGCCAAGCCTGATGAGTGCGTGCTCTCCGTTCTGTCTGCGAAAAATAGCCGCTTGGGAATTATCAATCCCCATATCAGCAGCGTCAGCGGACGGAATGTCTTTGACCTCTTTGTGAAGGTCACCCTCTCAGACGGTTCCAGCTGCCACATCGTAAAGGAGTACGGCGTAGACGAAACCTCCGAGCAGTTCACGCTCTCATTCTTCCACGGCAGCGGTTTTTCCTATCTCGTGGATAAAAAAGGCACGGTGCTGATACGCTCCTCCCATGTCAACAGCAATAAGACGATCAGAAATCTCTTCGACATCCTCAAGATGGATAAAAATTCTCCCGTCTTCGTCTCCAAATTTGAAAAATCCCTGCTTGACGCGCGGACGGGCTGGGCGATCTTCCGTTTGGGCGGCGAGCGGATGGTTTTCTGTTATACACCGCTTAAAGCGTTCTCCGACTGGTATCTGATCTCGATCATCCCGGAGCGTGTCATTACGGCGCAGAGTTCCCAGATACTTTTCAAAGCCATGTCGCTTCTCGCGGCGGTACTCTTAGCCATATTTGCCGTGGTCGCCATCTACCTGCGAGGCGCGCGCAGGAGCGCTCAGCAGATCGAGAGACAGTCGCAGTTTATCAGCCACATCTATAATTCAATACCGGAGGGCATCGCCATCATCACCGCGGAGGCTCCGTACCGTTTCGTTCAGCTGAACAGCGTGGGGCTGGCCCTTCTGGACCGCTCCGGCAATGGTGAAGATGGCCCCTCTGAATTTGGCGAAGCGGTGCATGAGGAAGACCGTAAAGCCACCGTCACCCTGCTTGGCGAGGCGGCCACCAATGGCGGGCGTCACACGCTGCTCTGCCGTTTTTACCGTACGGAGGGCGGCTGTTTCTGGTCATCCTGTATCGTGGAGCGGGCGGTGGATATGGATGGCAGTTCGGTGCTGATCGCTACCTTCAATGATGTAACCGAAGAAAAACTTGCGGAGGAGGAACGCGAGCGCGGGAAGATGATAGAGCGCCGCTCGCTGATCAGCGCCATCTCGATCGCCTATCCTGTTATTATCAGCCTCAATTTGAGCCGTGACGAGCTGAGTTTTATCTACAGCTCGCCTTCGCTTGGCCTTGAGCTGCCTGATGACGGCGGCTGCAGCGGGCTTTTTGAGGCCTGCAGCCTGGCTCTCCACCCTGATTACCGCGGCGAGTTCCGCGAACGTTTTGAGATCGGCCGTCTGCGGGAGCGTCTCGGCGGGAAGCAGGGAGAGGTGTTCATCGAGGCGCTCTTTATGCTGGACGACGGCGCCTACCATTGGCTATCCATACAGGTCATCAGGGTGGAGAATCCCTTCTCCAATGAATGTCTCGCGATCATGCTTGCCAGGGGCGTAGACAGGCAGAAACAGGATGAAGAGCGCAGCCGCCTCGCGCTGCAGACGGCGCTTGCGGCGGCCGAGGAGGCGAACCGCGCCAAGAGCCAGTTCCTATCAAGCATGTCGCACGATATCAGGACGCCGATGAACGCCATCATCGGAATGACGGCGATCGCGGAGGCGCATCTGGACGACCGTGAACGTGTGCGGGATTCGCTGCGGAAGATAGAACTTGCCAGTTCGCACCTGCTGAGTCTTATCAACGACGTGCTTGATATGTCGAAGATCGAGAGCGGCAAGCTGACGCTTAGGGACGATCCCTTCAACATCGCCGAGCTGTTCTCGAATGTTGCGGAGATAGCGGCGCTGCAGGCCGATAGATACGGGCTCTCCTTCAAAGTGAGGCTCCTTCCCCTGAAAAACGAGGAGGTGCGCGGGGACCCTCTGCGGCTGCGTCAGGCGCTGCTGAATGTCGTAAGCAACGCGGTAAAATATACCCCCGCGGGCGGCCGCATCGATCTTGAACTTTGTCAGGAAAGATCACTGCGCGACGGGTGGGGCTGCTATCTCTTCCGCTGCGCGGATACCGGCGTCGGAATGGATGATGATACGCTGAGCCGTCTATTCCTGCGCTTTGAGCGGGGCAGCGACATTGGTACGAGCAAAATAACCGGCACCGGGCTGGGGATGGCGATAACCAAGAATATCGTCGATATGATGGGCGGTACGATCGAGGTCCACAGCGCGCCTGGCGAGGGCTCGGAATTCAATGTCCGCATTTACCTGAGACTGCCTGAAAAAGAGGGGACGGAACTTTATAGCTGGTGGCGCGGGAAGCGCGCGCTTATCATCGAGGCGGAGGAGTTTGACTCCGAGGCGGCGGCTGTGCTGCTCAAAGGTACGGGCTGTGAAACGGAGAGCGTTCATTCGACAGAGGAGGCGGTGAAACGCCTGGCCTCCCGCGAAGAGTTTTCTTTCGTCATCACAGGCGGCAGGGAGGACGAAGATGTCCTGTCCTCCGCCATGAGGGCGGGAGACGTGGTACCGGTTATTGTGGTATGCAGCCGCAGCGCGGATGAGGACAGGATAATCCTCAGGAATGGAAGGGCGGCGGCGTTTGTGACGGAGCCTCTGTACCTTTCGAAGCTTCGCCGCGCGCTGGAGGAGCTGAATCAGGAGACCGCCTCTTCCGCGCTGGACGAGGGCGAAATGTTTTGCGGCAGGAATCTGCTGCTGGTGGAGGACAACGAATTAAATCTGGAGATCGCCAGAGAGCTGCTCAGTATGACCGGCGTTAAAATCGAAGAGGCCCGAAACGGCGAAGAGGCTCTGCGTAAGGTGGCCGCCGCCGCTCCCTATTACTACAGCCTTGTACTGATGGATATACAGATGCCGGTGATGAACGGCTATGAGGCGGCGAAAAGGATACGCGGAATGGAGGCCCGTCCGGATCTGGCGCGGCTTCCCATCATCGCGATGACCGCGAACGCCTTCGCGGAGGACGTGGAAGATGCTTTTCGCGCGGGTATGAACGGCCATATATCCAAGCCTATCGACGTCCAAACTCTTTATGATACGTTAAAAAAGTGGCTGTAA